GATCGCCGATAACACAGACATGCCGGGCGGATATGGCAAAATATTCGAAAAAAATCGTACTGAGCATGGTTGATATCCTGAAATTCATCCACTGCAATACAGGTATAGCGTTTGAGCAGATCACGCCGGATATCCGGGCTCTGGCGAAGCAGCCGTACCGTCAGACCGATCAAGTCGTCGAAATCTACCGCGTTCATCTGCAGCATTGTATTTTCATAGGCCTGAAAAACATCGATCAGATGTTCATCATATCCGGTCAATTCGTCCGGTGGTATCGAGTCCGGCGAGTAACCTTTGCCCTTTAAAAGCGAGATTCGCTCCAGATCCGAACGTTTGAAAGAAACAGATTCCTTCAAGAGTGATTTGAAAATGATTGTTTTGTTCCGGATTGATGATCGTAAATCCGGGCGTGCGTCCGAA
The candidate division KSB1 bacterium DNA segment above includes these coding regions:
- a CDS encoding UvrD-helicase domain-containing protein — encoded protein: MGEKAAQNITIQTFHAFGAQILRDSGSFSDARPDLRSSIRNKTIIFKSLLKESVSFKRSDLERISLLKGKGYSPDSIPPDELTGYDEHLIDVFQAYENTMLQMNAVDFDDLIGLTVRLLRQSPDIRRDLLKRYTCIAVDEFQDINHAQYDFFRIFCHIRPACLCYRRSGSGYIWIPGRTIRVF